The Callospermophilus lateralis isolate mCalLat2 chromosome 4, mCalLat2.hap1, whole genome shotgun sequence genomic interval aaaagaatgtaccctaaaaagggcttgggcttgggtgtagcttagtggtagagtacttgcctgttGTGAGCAAGGccttggattccatccccagcaccgggGGGAAAATGATTGGTGGGGGGTGGATATAATCTTAATGGGTTATTCACTCAGATGTTATGTAGCTAGAAATGATATCTAGAAAGTAGAGTTAAGTGTACTGATATGGAAAGATAGCTAAGAGATACCAGCTTAAAAAAGGCAAGATGAGCAggatatggtggcacacacctgtaatgccttgccaatttagtgagaccctgtctcaaaataaaatggaaaaaggggagctgggcatggtggtgtacccctggaatctcagtgactcaggagggtgaggcagaggaaaaaaagaaagaaaagtaggaTGGAAAACAAAGTGCAGTGTGATTTCATTTGTGTCTAGGCATGCATGGGTATATGTAGCTAACATATAAAAGATGTATGTGCTATGTATCCATAGATGGTCTCTGAAAGATACACAAGAGAGGGAAGAGAACCAGATAGAAGAAGGAGACAAGAAACTTTTACAGCATTTCTGGGTTGTCTGTATCCATTGAGTTGTTTCATTTGTTTAACTTTGTATGTGATAAAAAATTtctgataaaataaaattttaaatgatgcTTATGAAGGCTGTTataactagtaaaaatatttataatatattaagcaaaaaagaacaaaatgcaaAATTACACATATAATTGCATATAATTGCAATTTATGTCTCTAGCTATAGGACAAACAATAAGTAAGggacaagctgggcatggtgatgtatgcctataatcccagcgactcgaggttgaggcagaaggatagcaaATTGAAAGCCACTCTCAGCAAtgaggaggtgctaagcaactcagtgagactctgtttctaaataaaatacaaaatagggctggggatgtgacttagtggttgagtgcccctgaggtcaatccccagtaccaaaaaaaaaaaaaaaaaaaaaaaaaaaggaaagaaagaaagaaaaagaaaaagacaaaaaaaagaaaaaagacagggatatggtgttttgttttattttttgtgatactgggaTTTAACCAAgggctgctttaccactgacctatgcccccccagacattttttttttttaaaattttcattttattttgacacagggtcttgctgagttgccaaggctggccctgCACTTGAAATCTTGCCTCAGTTGCTCAGCCACTGCTCCCTGCAGAAATGTATGAATTGGTTACGTTATAGTGCTAGAATTATATTTGCTTTGAATTCCTCTATTTTCTAATTTAAAAGTTGTTTTATATTAATTatgcagaaattttttttttcaatattggaGATAGAACCTAGGAAgactccactgagctacattcccagccattgTATTCTGTTATTTGTTTTACTTAGGTAGGTAAATATATTAGATCTTggtgatttaacccaggggcaatttaccactgagctgcatctccagccccctcccttttttttttttaagttttatttttttagttgtagttgggcacaatacctttattttatttatccattttcatgtggcactgaggatggaacccagggccttgcacatactaagcgagcgctctactgctctacccagcccctccagcccttttttaattttttattttgagatgatttatttttattttattttgagttgattagggcctcccaaaattgctgaggttgaccttgagCTTGAGATCCTGTGTCTCAGCTTCCTGGGCcactgaaattataggcatgtactactgcacctggctctttttatttttttattttgaaagtagtCTTGCTAAGTTATCCAAACTAGTCTTGAacggagatcctcctgcttcaacctccagtgctgctgggattacaaaaatCCCAGCAAAAAAAGTAATTTTTGCTGCAAAAAagtaattttaattaaatatttatgtaCTTAAAAAaagctacacacacacaaaaaggaatAAGTGTTTGTTATAATTGATTTTAGCTAATCAGAAATCCCATGCCTGGCATaggtcagttgtagagtgcttgtttaacatgcccaaggctctgggtttgaaatATAGTgctaggagaaaaaaaatccttttttttttcttttctttgcgaTGTAGTTGTTCAAAGGCTCTGACTGACCTGGGATGACATTGAGCCTCTCTGTAAGGgttgtttctttttccttcctccccttctgcttcttGACTCCTGTGGTGGTAattctcctttcttttctctgCAGAGCCCACCCACTTTTGGGTTCCTGTTGGACATCGATGGAGTGCTGGTGCGGGGTCATAGAGTGATCCCTGCTGCTCTAGAAGCGTTCCGCAGGCTGGTGAACTCCCAGGGGCAGCTGCGGGTGCCTGTGGTTTTTGTCACGAATGCTGGGAACATCTTACAACATAGCAAAGCCCAGGAGCTGTCTGCCCTGCTGGGGTGCAAGGTAAAGCAGCAGCAGCCAAGGCGTGGAAGCCAAGGACCGTGTTCCTAATGGTCCTGATGGGTTCCTAATGGAACCCCACTCTGGCACTATCTCCCTTTCCCTGGGTTGGGGTACAGTGTCAATAAACCTAGTTTATGGTCATTTGGGTCAGTGGAAATCTTTCAATCCTATGGGAAAATAACTTGACGTTTATGCCTTGCCTCATGAGTAAAGACTCATTAGCTCCTTTACATACATACACACCACATATATGGTGAATGAGCACCAAAATCTTACCTTTGTAGTTGGCAGTTTTAGTTTATCCTCTTTGTATCCAACTTTCCCCTCTTTGGTGCATCAGAGTTCTCTTACAGTTTTAGCTGCTAGAAGGCAAGGATCACATTTGTCTAAAAGTCTACATGCCAGGAGGGAGTGCGTAGTAACAGCCCTTGTTTTTCAGAAATAAGAGGTGGACTGCATGAGCACTTGCCTCCAAAAGTAGTCTGTCTTTACTCACTAGTGATTCCATGCTCCATCCTGTCATGGACACAATCTTGTGTGTTGAGGAtgaatttaggggctggggtgtcGCTTAGTGATAgctacttgcctagcaagtgtgaggccctgggttcaagaccCAGCATTGAATAAAATATGGTggcggtggtggtggtgatggtgaattTAGTTTTTGGAAGGCATCCTTTGGAATCAAGGCACTAACAAAAGTGGCTGATTGGTTGGGTGATACAACTTGAAATTGAACACAGAGGTAAAGGAATAAAACTGGTTCCCTATTGTGGTTTTCAGAGAGGGTTTCAAAAGTGTTCTTAATAAAGGCTGCAGTAAAGGTTAgagtttaaatattaaaaagccAAGTCTTGGGATGGGGgcatgactcagtggtagaatgcttgcctagcatgtacaggaccctgggttcaatcctccacaCAAAGTCTTTTAGtagaaccaaaaacaaaaagtcaaagtctagggtAGATTTCTGTGATAGTAACAAAGAGCATCTGAGCAAACCTGTGGTTTCCTAGAGTGGGATTGTGAAATCTAAAGGGTTGATAGGGAGTAGAGCCCAACAGAATTGGTGAGTAGTCAGACCTCACATTTGATGACTTTTTTGTTGTATCTGGTGTATCAGAAGCCAAATTAGGCTGTTTGGGTAAGTGTTAGAAGTATCAGGTGCCAAACAGGGCTTTTCCACCTTTCATTTCCTGTACAATTTTTTCCTTCCCAGGTAAAAGAATCTGCTACCTATGTCTCCATTATTTTCCCTCAACTATATGTCTTCCTCTGCTCTCCTTTCCTGTCCCTACAGGTGGATCCAGACCAAGTTATTCTTTCTCACAGCCCCATGAAGCTCTTCTCCCAGTACCATGACAAGCGGATGCTAGTGTCTGGGCAGGGACCTGTGATGGAGAATGCCCAAGCGTATCCTTTTGCTCTAATTGGAGAGGGGTATGCCTCCTTCAGCCAAGTGGGAACGATAGTGAGGAGTGCTGGGTTCAGGATGCCAGGGTACATAGGCAGTATGGTAGCCTCTCAGGGAGTGAGAACAAGTTCTATGTATGGTCAGTCTTCATGACTGGCAGTTCTTGAAAGGCAGTCTACATAATCAGAATCTTCTGCAAAGTTCAAACTACATAGTCCTGGGCCTTGAGTATGTTCGGTAaatgctataccactgagttacatccctagcccagGAATAGGTACTTTAAAAAACCAAATAGCTCTCTGGGTTATTCTATAACTAGGTTGGGAAGCATGGCCTGGCTCTCTTCCTTGGGTACTCAGCCAGAAGAGGATGTGGTTACTGTTCTCAAGCAGCTGCTTCATTTATTCTGGGTCTTCTGGGTATCACGCTGCGCTATGTGCTCTAGAGGGAAAAGGGGACCAAGGCAAAGAAAGTGGGATTGTGACTTAATCAAAGGGTTTGTACTTGAGGCAAGAATAACACACCCATGAACAGCAAAGGAATAATTTAGATGGCATATGATGTGTtggaagtgtagctcagtggtggagcacttgcctagcttgtgtaagGCCTTACCTTTGAATTCCagcatgacacacacacacacacacacacacacacacacacacacacaagttggCATATGATTGAAGGCTGCAAAGAGTGGTTTGGGTTTTTAGGTGTCCCAGGCATCAAAGGGAAGGGACTGTCCCTGCAGCTGGAATGACAATGACCATGGCTTCATGGAGCATTAGGGTTTTGCCCAGGAGGTAGTTAGGGTTTCCCAGCTATGATAGGTAAGAGGTTACAATGGAATGGGGTGAGGAAGAAGAGGGAACAGGAAGAGGGGACCTGGGGTAGGAAACCTTGGGAGCAAACTCAGGGTGGAGGGGGAGTTAGTGAGGGCAGTATTGCTGATGGGATAACCTGATGAAGTTGTCATTTGGGGGAAATTGATTTCAAGAGTCACTTGAAACCATGTCTAGTTAAGACTAAGTTGGAACTAAGAATGGGAAGATGGAGGCAGGTCTTGAAGTAGATAATGCTGGAGCTGACTTAGCTTATCTAAGACTATGTCTGGCTCCCTAGACCTCTGTATCTCCTCTGAATGTAGCATTTCTGGCAGCACTGTTCCTGCAGCGCTGTTTGTGTGGGCTCTGAGTATGTGTAAGCTCCTTGAGGACAAAGATTTATATGCCTTTCACCTGCGGTGTGACCTGGCACCTGGAATGTGCCAGTGGCTGTTGAGCAATTGCCCTGGTATTGCTCACCTCCAACCACTTTGCCAGTATCCTCAAAGCCTGCCAGCTGGCACCTGCAGCATTTATGACAAGAATCCCTGTGTGGTGTGATCAAGACTGGATCTGGGTTCTGCTCACTTGTGATCTGATGCATTCTGAAAGGCATCTTCCCTAGAACTGTCCAGCTTTGCTTTCCTGATCTTGCTCCAGACTGGGCTTCCAGAATGTTGTTACTGTGGATGAGCTGCGGATGGCCTTCCCAGTTCTGGACATGGTGGATCTTGAGCGGCGGCCGAAGACCACGGTAATAAGGAATACAGGTTGGGTCATTTCACCCTCTGTAACACTCCTAGAGTCTCAATGTTCAGTTCCATCCTGTTCCCTGTGTTGGCTCCTCTCACTGACCTCACTGCCTTCCTGCTGAGAACtgcagtttgttcctgcttctgcACTATGGCCTCCTTGGAGGTAGCATCTGGCTTCCTTAAAGTTCCCTGGAGAGATGAGAGTGGCCCAGGGAAGCAGAAGGAGCCAAGCTCTGATCtttctgcattgtttgtaattacCTGGGATCCCCATTCCTAGCCTTAGCATCTCCTCCGCCAATAGTTTCGTATTTACTAGCAGGCTTTCCCAGTGTTGCTTGGGAGAATCATTAACCTCTGTTAAATCACTCAACTGCTATTCCGTTATCCTGAAACATGGTACAGAGTTGCCTTTGTGAGGAGCAGATTGCTCATGAAAGAAACACTGGCAATCCTGCTTATCCAGCCATGTGCCTttgggtttgtctcatattcaaaCACTggcttgatttctttctttcttcttttcactCTCCACtcctgcagtgctggggattgaacccagggccatgtgcatgctaggcaagtactttactcCTGAGCCCATAATTTCCTGTCTCTTATGATCCAGGCTTCTCACTGATCCTCTCCAATATGGCTGCCTGTCTCTTGAGGTGCCCCTTGACCCACTTTCTCATgtgaactttatatatatatcatataatttATGTCTGAAGTCACACCATTCTCAAAATTAGATGAAATTCAtttaaaagcagttttatttatttatatttatttatttttaagtctttctTCCAGAGTTTTCTAACTGTAGACACTTCCTCCCCTTGGAGAGTTTTCTCCTTGAACCAAGCAAATTCTGTGGAGAACCAGAATGTAGAGTGAGGACTGATCTCAGAGTAGCTTAGAGCCTGAGTCCCACAGAAGGGAAGTCACTCACTCCTGGTCACATAGCTCTTTGGTGGCAGAGCAATGGTCTCTGGAAGGAATGGACTCCAAGAGCTTGGTAAAGTGAAAGATCCTGCCTCCCAAACTGACATCAAGACAGTGGTCTGCCATGACCTGAAGGCTCCTTTTTCTCCATGGGCTGCCTTTGTCTTTAGCTACCTGGTTCCAGAGTGTCTTGCCTGGCCCCTGTCTTGCTTCCTATCCTAGCTGGGGAAAGATGGCTGACCACCCCTCCTCCTCACCGACTTCATTTGTGGTATTCTTCAGCCTGTGCTGGGACCAACCTGGTCgtcatcttttctcctttttctgcgaATCTTCTTCCTCAGTCCTGTGCCGCTTTTCCTTGGCTTGGGCTGTACTGTGGGAAGGCCTCTGATCTGTGTGCAATGTGTCATTCCTCTCACCCACCCCTGAAGACTGGTGTGTGATTCTCCAGGAGTGGCAAGTGACTGTTGGTTGATGGGCCTCTTTGTCTCTTGACAGCCCCTTCTGAGGAATGACTTCCCGGCCATTGAAGGTAAAAGAGGTCCTCCTCCCAAGTGGGTGTGGggtctttttctttctcctgtcaGGACCTCAGGCTATTTTACTGTGACTGTTTACTTTCAGCCTGCTGTAGACAGGAAGGCATTGGGCAACAGGGCACCCGGGTTCTGGTCCTGGATCTGCCATTCTGTACCTCTGAGACTTCTGTTAATTTTTCCTTCCTCATGCCACTCACTTTATGCTGAAAAATTGTATGCTTAGAGAGTGTTAGAGTGCAAAGGCACCCAGAGGCAATCTGGTCTGCTGTTTCTCAGTTCTTCCATTGTATGGGAAAAATATTGGAACATTCCCTTTGGAATCCTGAAATAGAAATCACAGATAACTTAACTGtcatatacatatattaaatattagttAAGTTTATTATAAAGCCCTAAATGTAATAggggaaaataaaaggaaaacattTTAGTAACAAGATTGTAATGCATttcaatattaatattattatccaAGAAGTAAAATGCTTGCACTAAACATAGAGTCACGTGAGTGTTCTAGCTACAGATGCAGACTGATGTAAGAGTATTGATAGGTGTGAAATATATAGGTGTGTGTCATTGGGGCAGCATTGACATTGGTGATTTTCCAAAGTAGAGAATAGCTCTTGATAAAGTTGTATTTTTACACGATAATTATATTTTTGGAAATAGCAGTATTTATTAAAACAGTACGAAAATACTTTATGATTATTTGTAAAATGGAATTGGCTCTTTTACCTGTGAACAAGTTGTTCACTTCCATGAATATCAGGTGGGACATTTGGATGCTATTAGGACTCTACTCCTGAGCCCATGATTTATTAGGACATGGAACAATTTAATTGTGTAGGACTATCCTCATCTGCTAAGTATGTCATTGTgacaaaatatatgccccaattttattttcctgaacccagggcttcacatatgctaggcaagcactctaccactgagccacatccctagcacccATATCCTTCAATGTCTAAAACACCTCCCTCGGGAAGGTACTGCCCCTTTGAGAATCACTGGTCTTGAAGCTCCTAGCAGCACATTTACAAAGTGCTTGTTTTGGCCTGTGCTGGGTTAGGTGTTGactatatttcatttttatccTAATAACAGCACTAAAGGTAGGTGTTGCTATTCTGTAACTGAGGAAACTAAGGCTTAGAGAAAGTAAGTAACTGCCATAGTCCTATGGGCAAATTTGCAGAGTCAGGTTCGAGTTCAGGGCTCTGTTAGTCCAGTCCCCTGCTCTTGGCCATTAGGTTGTTTTGCCTGCTGGGTGTCAGATAGAAGGGAAAGCTGAGGGAGGGAAAGCTCCCTGCAGAGTGCACTTGGGGTACGATGTACTTGAGACTTATTGCTTTTATAAaaacctcttctgtaaagtaccaGTGGACACCAGTTAGAGAATGTTAGAGTGCAGAGGCTCCTTTCTGGGTCCTGGGCTTTGTTCACCAAGGGTGAATGGGTAAGTGGCTTGGTCAGGTCTGGTTCAGAGAACTCTGCCCTTGCCCATGTCTGTGCACTGAGGTGAAGAGCTTTGAGTGGGTGGCACCAGCTGGCCTCTGTTGCCTCCTGAAGGCTGCCTGCCTACCTGCCCACCACAAAGGGCAGATTGAGTACCCTACTCTCCTCACCCCTGTGCTTTTGCTCTTTAAGGGGTGCTCCTTCTCGGAGAGCCAATCCGCTGGGAGACAAGCCTGCAGCTGATCATGGATGTCCTCCTCAGCAATGGGAaccctgggactggactggcaacAGCCCCCTATCCCCATCTCCCTGTCTTGGCCAGCAACATGGATCTTCTTTGGATGGCTGAAGCCAAGATGCCCAGGTGAGGACTGAGGGCTCCCAGTCTTGGCCCTGGCAGCCCACTGCTAGCTGCTGCCTGAGCAGTCCTGTGGGCACTTTGCCACCCACCATCCTGATGCTCTGGGTGGTCAGAACCCGCCTAGTCAGGCCCTGTAGTTGCTATAGTAACTTGGCCTTTGGGAGGACATTCAAGGATCACTTCACATGTTAAATATTAAACTAAAAGTGCAGATTACTGGGCATGATGGTGTACTGAAATGATTTTGAACATATTCTCCTGCTCTCATAAtctttttttccctatttttttattggtgcattatagttgtacataatgatgggatttgttgttacattttTGTATATGTACACAATAGAACAATATAATCTGGTTTCCTTGTCTAGGGGACAAGGACCAATTTTTGAGGTATTATTTGTGCAAATTATTCAACTGTTCTTCCTTCCTTACCTCTGCCCAATAGCATTGGTTCTTTCACTTCTTTGTTTGCTTTTACCCTTGAGATGTAGGGGCAGGGAAGCCAGAGTTCTTCTGATGGTCACAGAGACCAGACAATCGAGACAAAGTGGATAAGGTACATGGGTATTGAGGAAGCCCACGCTCCCTGCTCAGCCGTGATGACCTTAATATGTGCTCTGTCCTTTTCTGAGGCTGACAGGTGGCCCTTTTTCTGACCCACAAAGTGCTTGACTACAAAAACAGTTGATGCTGCTGTGCGCTGTTTGGCTGCTCTTATCTGCAAGGCCAGTCTGCCATTCACTCCCAGTGGTTGGTCAACAGGGATGGTCAGAGCCCCAGACTGCCTCAATTCCATGACTTATAGCCCCAAAGAGACAGGGATGTATGGTGTAATCTGTAATTTGAGGTTTGGTATTGTCTCTAAAATGTTATTCCTAGGGTTTGGGTGTGCTGACACTAGTTTGAGCTAGGGGTTGGTTATGTAGTTGTGAACTCAGTAACAAGGGGCAAATTTCAGTTTATGAATCAAATTCAAGATTAATTTTTCATTCAAATTATCCAGAGATGCAATAAAATTTTCACTCAATGGtttacaaattaaaaatagaattcctTATATAAATACGTGACACTGAAATGTAATTAATGTGTAACATGGTATCAGTTAGGATTTTGTTTTAGATGAAAACCCAAAACATATCTTAAACAagatagaacttttttttttttttttcccctcctcacATGAAATAAGTCATGCAGTTCAGGACCTGCATCCTGTCAGTGACCTTCTGTCTCCCTACTGTGCCGTCCTAAGTCCTTCACTATATAATCCAAAGTGGCTGCCCAAATACcagccatcatattagcattccaAGCAGCAGGGAGGagtagaggaggaagagaagaacaaCACCCCCCTCTTCAATCTTAAGGATACTTAAGTTTAGCTTGGCACTTTTGTTTAAATGAACTGTTTAATGCTATTTTAGCTTTATGGCTACATCTAGCTGCAAGGGAGGCAGGGGGTTTACTTTTTATACCTAGTGGCAATACGCTTAGCTGAAAATTAATACCAAGAGAAAAGGGTCTGCCCAAATCTAAAGCACACTTTATCTAAAgcacactttatttatttttgggtactggggattgaacccagggatgcttaaccactgagccacatccccagcccccatttttttccaaatagtttaaatcttgagacaaggtctcactaagttgcttagggcctcattaacttGCTTGCTGAcagtgaccttgaacttgtgatcctcctgtctcagcctctcaagttgctgggattaaaggcatgcaccaccacatctggctgaaGCAGACTTTAAACTTAGGTTTCTGGAGTCAGACTGTCTGGCTTGTAATTTTAGCTCTGTCACCACGAGCACCTTCTCTCTtgttgggcctcagtttcctcatgggtaaaatgaggataatagtaTCTAGCCCATAGGGTATTTTCGAGTGTTAAATGTGAGATGATGTCCCCAGTGCTAGAATGCTCAATTAATGTTCGCTCCTGCTAGAAATATTTTAACTTTTCTCTATCACCCTCAGGGCCCTGGAGTAAAAGGTTGGTATAGTGGGTACTGCATAAGGCCTGGCAGGTGGCCTGGAAGACTGAGCTGCTGAACCTTCTTCTTGGACAGGTTTGGCCATGGTACCTTTCTACTTTGCCTGGAAACCATCTACCAGAAAGTGACAGGCAAGGAACTGAGGTACGAGGGTCTGATGGGCAAGCCCAGCATCCTCACTTACCAGTATGCGGAAGACCTGATCAGGCAGCAGGCGGAGAGGCGGGGCTGGGCTGCCCCCATCCAGAAGCTCTATGCTGTAGGGTAAGCTCCACATCGCCGCCTCATCCCTTTCACAATTTTCCCTCCCCTTTTTCTCTGCTCTGGTCGCCCTTGTTTCCCTGTATCTGAGTCACACTTGTACCCACAAAGTTGTTGTCCACCTTGAGACACTGAACTTGGGTTTTCTCCTCTTTTCCTTTTCCGGTTTGGCTGCCCCTGCCAGAGATAACCCTATGTCTGATGTCTACGGTGCCAACTTGTTCCACCAGTACCTACAGATGGAGAAGCGTGGCAGGGCAGAGGAACTAGTGGCTGGTGGCCTGTGGAAGCAGCGACCCTCAGCAACCCAGAGCTGTGCCTCCATCCTGGTGTGCACTGGAGTGTACAGTCCCCAGAACCCAGGGTCCATGGGGCCCGCCCACGGAGGAGTGGAGCCTCCATTCCACGGGCACCGGGACTTCAACTTCAGTCCGGGGCTCATGGAGGCATCTCATGTTGTTAACGATGTGAATGAGGCTGTGCAGctggttttccaccaggaaggctGGACTTTGTAGTGATGGGTGTTCATCAGAggcaagggggagggagggagggagcttgGGCCACAGGTGAATCCTGTTCGCTGGGTTCTGGTCAGGTCACTGGGTGTCAAGTCATGGCCTGGCTCTCTTGCCACTTTGCCTGCTGCCCCAGTGCTGGGATGTAACTGGTCAAGAGCCATGGTATACTGGGGGTGCAGTCAGTGTGCATgagtcctgggttccatctcaagcactacaaaaacaaaacaataacaatgaAAAGAAGACAGTGACTTATTTTTCCTGCTGAGCAGTAGCCACAGAAATGTACCAGGGGAGCATTTTATGTGGAACCATTGAGATTTCTGAGCCCAATTCCCACATTGCCTCTCCTGGCAATCTGACCTCTGACTGCTTCTTTTACCTCTGTGCCTCACTTTCCTCCTCCTTTTAGTAGGGACTTCTGAAAAATAGGGAGGCAGTGGGAATAATGTGGAAGTTTCTGCAGAGCCTTCGCTCTCACTGAAGGAACCACTGTGTTTCAGCAAGGTGTGTGACTAACACATTCTAGTTTTGactgtgttttttttgttttatttgttttgactATATTTTGGTTTATTGCCCAGAGActttggggctttttttttttttttttaattaaagtcatcctaataaatattcattatacCATCTCTTGTGAGGCTCTGTCTGGAATGTGCTGAAGTCCTGTGGGGAATGGGGAGTGGGTGGGTGGTATACACTAGTCTCTCTGGAGGCAGCGAGATCTGTGGCATTTCACTTCATAACATGCTCTGGTCTCCTTTCCTACCTCTGTTCTTCTTCCCACCCGCAAACCCACACCCAGCCTGGGCTGTGAAGCCTGAGTCTGTCTAGGAATGAGTTATGCCTGGCTTTGGCATATGGTTAGCACGTTCCTTGGCATGGAAAAGAAGAGGGATCTTGTTTATGGTCTGTTCTAAAGAAGGGAATTTTCCTGTGGAGATTCCCCAaagcatgtgtttcttcttatcgTTCTTTATTTAGGAGTTTGTGTCTCCCGTGACCTCAGCCTCTGTCACATCCTCTGGTGCTGTCGTTTGGAAGCTGAATGTCCCTCAAAGTCCCATGTGTTTAAAGTCATGGTCTCCAGGATGGAACTTTTGGGAGGTGGTGCAACCTTTGGGAGGTGTTCAGCTCATGTGTTAGAGGCTTAGTCCCCAGTGCAGCCATGTTCAGATGTAGGACATTTGGGAAATGAGGACTTTGATCTCATCTGTTGGTTAATCCATTGATGGTTcataatggttttttttttttttagtagtggggattgaacccaggggtgctcaaccattgagtcataggccagccctttttattttttattttgagacaaggtctcactaagttgctgatgctggcctcaaacttatgttcttctgcctcagcctcctaaactgctggaattacagacatgcaccaccatgcctggactAGAATTTAATGGACTATTAGGAAGTGGTGGAAACTATAATAGGAGCTGGGACTTATTTGGAGGAAGTAACTGGGGTGCCCGCCTGAGGGTATATCCTGTCCCTGGCTCCTGCATCTCTCTGTCTCTTACTTTGTTTCCCAGATGCCATGCAACTCTGTTCCAGCATGTGTTGCCTGCCATGTTGTTCCGTCTCCCCAAAGGCCCATACTCGTCAGGGACTGAAACATCTGAAACTGTAAGCAAAAATAAATCT includes:
- the Hdhd5 gene encoding haloacid dehalogenase-like hydrolase domain-containing 5 is translated as MAALGGVAALRAALGLCGRVARAASGLSPRRGYALGPAESPPTFGFLLDIDGVLVRGHRVIPAALEAFRRLVNSQGQLRVPVVFVTNAGNILQHSKAQELSALLGCKVDPDQVILSHSPMKLFSQYHDKRMLVSGQGPVMENAQALGFQNVVTVDELRMAFPVLDMVDLERRPKTTPLLRNDFPAIEGVLLLGEPIRWETSLQLIMDVLLSNGNPGTGLATAPYPHLPVLASNMDLLWMAEAKMPRFGHGTFLLCLETIYQKVTGKELRYEGLMGKPSILTYQYAEDLIRQQAERRGWAAPIQKLYAVGDNPMSDVYGANLFHQYLQMEKRGRAEELVAGGLWKQRPSATQSCASILVCTGVYSPQNPGSMGPAHGGVEPPFHGHRDFNFSPGLMEASHVVNDVNEAVQLVFHQEGWTL